The Latilactobacillus sakei subsp. sakei DSM 20017 = JCM 1157 genome includes a window with the following:
- a CDS encoding MarR family winged helix-turn-helix transcriptional regulator yields the protein MTTLSNDLFQTFNKVIHHYRHYYGMQFSSHHKSVSQIRILKLLHQQNGQMQSTLAQTLAIRPSSLTECLNKLAAKDYIQRQSDEHDKRVTHVFITPAGRAIIQEAFDGRDEFTETLFSSLSSEEQATLNQLLTKLEHTLSDTQNFDFMAEFKERLHHTKL from the coding sequence ATGACGACACTTAGCAACGATCTTTTTCAAACTTTTAATAAAGTCATTCACCATTATCGCCATTATTACGGCATGCAATTTTCATCGCATCATAAATCTGTCAGTCAAATTCGCATTTTAAAATTACTCCATCAACAAAATGGACAAATGCAAAGTACACTTGCCCAAACATTGGCGATTCGGCCCTCTTCGTTGACAGAATGCCTCAATAAGCTGGCTGCTAAAGACTATATTCAACGTCAATCCGATGAACACGACAAGCGGGTAACTCACGTTTTTATCACCCCTGCCGGTCGCGCGATTATCCAAGAAGCCTTTGATGGCCGCGACGAGTTTACGGAAACCTTATTTAGCAGCCTTTCAAGTGAAGAACAAGCAACGCTTAATCAGCTGCTTACCAAATTAGAACACACCTTATCAGATACTCAAAATTTCGACTTTATGGCTGAGTTCAAAGAACGTTTACACCATACTAAACTTTAA
- a CDS encoding serine hydrolase domain-containing protein yields the protein MKRKKINIALTICVLVLGVSLTFYFRRQFVRQGQALANTQMQLKLTKKQLDIQRAKVNKNDIDDRVVNELTTPEQAYLKQELLDNNFSGTILIVRHNHVIYQGGRGYANSEQFTTPKTTYQIGSVQKSLTAALVMKAVENGQLKLTDHLSRFYPQIPKANQITLQMMLDMRSGLFETSAPKVVQTDAQRLQFAIKHLQVKKIGQHAYSPVNYVLLAGILEQATHKSYNDLMKQQIITPLGVQAFNFMPNFSDPQHATAYAYQKNGAYGAEIEDPAYIYTRELGTGNLYATASSLYQVEEAIVQGKVFKSKYLQQLRHTNNGQYSGGVYNYRDYFTSHGIEAGFESHVQMSQNGESGIILLSNQYKSTPSLVTMSKQIYQQLLV from the coding sequence ATGAAGAGAAAGAAAATTAATATTGCCTTGACGATTTGTGTTTTAGTATTAGGTGTCAGTCTGACCTTTTATTTTAGAAGACAATTTGTTCGACAGGGGCAAGCATTGGCTAATACGCAAATGCAATTGAAGTTAACCAAAAAGCAGTTAGATATTCAGCGTGCCAAAGTCAATAAAAATGATATTGATGATCGGGTGGTTAATGAATTAACGACGCCAGAGCAGGCATATTTAAAACAAGAATTATTAGATAATAATTTCAGTGGCACCATTTTAATCGTCCGCCATAACCATGTCATTTATCAAGGTGGCCGTGGTTACGCGAATAGCGAACAATTTACGACGCCCAAAACGACGTATCAAATTGGCTCGGTGCAAAAGTCACTTACTGCGGCACTCGTGATGAAGGCTGTTGAAAATGGTCAGTTGAAATTGACGGATCATCTCAGTCGCTTTTATCCACAAATTCCCAAAGCAAACCAGATTACATTACAAATGATGTTGGATATGCGTTCAGGGCTTTTTGAAACGAGCGCGCCTAAAGTTGTTCAAACCGATGCACAACGTCTCCAATTTGCAATCAAACATTTGCAGGTTAAAAAGATTGGCCAACATGCCTATTCGCCAGTCAATTATGTCTTGTTAGCGGGGATTTTGGAGCAAGCCACACATAAAAGCTACAATGATTTGATGAAACAACAGATTATTACGCCGTTGGGGGTTCAGGCCTTTAACTTCATGCCAAACTTTTCGGATCCACAGCATGCGACAGCTTATGCCTACCAAAAAAATGGGGCATACGGTGCAGAAATTGAAGACCCGGCCTATATTTATACACGGGAACTTGGGACGGGAAATCTCTATGCGACTGCTAGCAGCTTGTATCAAGTAGAAGAGGCAATTGTGCAAGGTAAGGTCTTTAAGTCGAAGTACTTACAACAATTACGGCACACCAATAATGGCCAATATTCAGGTGGGGTTTATAATTATCGCGATTATTTCACTAGTCACGGTATTGAAGCAGGCTTTGAAAGTCATGTTCAGATGTCCCAAAATGGTGAATCAGGGATTATTTTATTATCCAACCAATATAAATCAACACCATCGTTGGTCACGATGAGTAAGCAAATTTATCAACAATTACTAGTCTAA
- a CDS encoding carboxylate--amine ligase, translating to MPTIEANFTPVLLGSDFNVYGMARSFYELTGKPVQAYAGAELAPTRYTKIVDVDITPGFSEDPVFIEKMRDLILKYQTHTEPVILIGCGDGYAELIAKHKTELEAAFVCPYIDYDLLKRLNNKENFYQVCEEFDLPYPKTKTITQQMVLDGQVDQPFGYPVALKPANSVEWLDVHFEGRKKAFRIQSQAEFDMIIKKIYDNGYTSDLILQDFIPGDDSRMRVLNAYVDQNHQVKMMCLGHPLLEDPAPSAIGNYVAIMPEYNETIYKQIQTFLEAIKFTGYANFDMKYDERDQTYKLFEINLRQGRSSFFVTLNGYNLAQWVVKDYVTGELKDQATVYANKDNDQAALWLGVSKGVFEKYARDNEDKTKALALIKAGRYGTTFQYAKDNNPKRWVLTQWMLHNYRKNFARYFKENKG from the coding sequence ATGCCAACAATTGAAGCTAATTTTACACCCGTATTACTCGGTAGTGATTTTAATGTTTATGGAATGGCACGCTCATTCTATGAATTAACAGGAAAACCCGTGCAAGCTTATGCCGGTGCTGAGCTTGCCCCAACGCGCTATACAAAAATCGTGGATGTTGATATCACACCTGGTTTCAGTGAAGATCCCGTCTTCATTGAAAAGATGCGCGACTTAATTTTAAAATATCAAACACACACAGAACCAGTGATTTTAATTGGTTGTGGTGATGGGTACGCTGAATTAATTGCTAAACATAAAACAGAATTAGAAGCAGCCTTTGTTTGTCCTTACATCGATTATGATTTATTAAAACGTTTGAATAACAAGGAAAACTTCTACCAAGTTTGCGAAGAATTCGACTTGCCTTATCCTAAGACTAAGACAATTACGCAACAAATGGTGCTTGATGGTCAAGTGGACCAACCTTTTGGCTACCCAGTGGCGTTAAAACCCGCTAACTCTGTTGAATGGTTAGATGTTCATTTTGAAGGTCGTAAAAAAGCATTCCGGATTCAATCGCAAGCTGAATTCGATATGATTATTAAAAAAATCTACGACAATGGCTACACATCAGACCTGATTTTACAAGACTTCATCCCTGGGGATGACAGTCGGATGCGCGTTTTAAACGCCTACGTTGATCAAAACCACCAAGTGAAGATGATGTGTTTAGGTCATCCATTATTGGAAGATCCCGCACCATCAGCAATCGGGAATTACGTAGCCATCATGCCAGAATACAACGAAACAATCTACAAGCAAATTCAAACTTTCTTGGAAGCCATCAAGTTTACGGGTTATGCCAACTTCGACATGAAGTACGATGAACGTGACCAAACTTACAAGTTATTTGAAATCAACTTACGTCAAGGCCGTAGTAGCTTCTTCGTCACATTGAATGGTTACAACTTGGCACAATGGGTTGTTAAGGATTACGTGACTGGCGAATTGAAGGACCAAGCAACGGTTTATGCTAATAAAGATAATGATCAAGCAGCACTTTGGTTAGGTGTTTCAAAGGGTGTTTTTGAAAAATACGCGCGCGATAACGAAGATAAGACAAAGGCTTTAGCCTTAATCAAAGCGGGTCGTTATGGCACAACTTTCCAATATGCAAAAGATAACAACCCTAAACGGTGGGTATTAACACAATGGATGTTACACAATTATCGTAAGAACTTCGCACGTTATTTTAAAGAAAATAAAGGGTGA
- a CDS encoding YitT family protein, which translates to MRLSNLKQTMLQMGLILIALEIIAIGIQLFFAPHEVAAGGATGVGILLEELMGWRISTVVLVINIGMLILAYFLLDKKTTLRILFGSFMLPVCLAITPQAMVIEDKLLAIIIGSVVYAAGIALLYRIDASSGGSTVPPLIFKKYFNIKPALSLLVVDLLVCFANVFVSGFETFMLATCSSILTLITMNYIETGLNRKKVLYVMSNEQLATIKEHLVEEADVGVTIFDVTGGYSNEDKQMLMLVVENQAYQHIINKIHEVDPLAFTIVGNIAEVRGGSL; encoded by the coding sequence ATGCGTTTATCAAATTTGAAACAGACGATGCTGCAAATGGGTTTAATCTTAATTGCGTTAGAAATAATTGCAATTGGGATCCAACTCTTCTTTGCCCCCCACGAAGTAGCAGCCGGTGGGGCAACCGGTGTGGGAATTTTATTAGAGGAATTAATGGGCTGGCGGATTTCGACGGTGGTCTTAGTGATCAACATCGGGATGCTGATCTTAGCTTATTTTCTCCTCGATAAAAAGACCACGTTAAGAATCCTCTTTGGTAGTTTTATGTTACCAGTTTGTTTGGCCATCACTCCGCAGGCGATGGTGATTGAAGATAAACTGTTGGCGATTATTATCGGGAGTGTGGTATATGCTGCCGGAATCGCCTTGTTATATCGAATTGATGCATCTAGTGGCGGGTCAACCGTGCCACCATTAATTTTTAAGAAGTATTTCAATATTAAACCAGCATTAAGCTTGTTGGTCGTTGATTTATTAGTTTGTTTTGCCAATGTTTTTGTTTCTGGTTTCGAAACCTTTATGTTAGCAACCTGTTCATCGATTTTGACATTGATTACGATGAATTATATCGAAACAGGTCTTAACCGGAAAAAAGTGCTCTACGTGATGAGTAACGAACAGTTGGCAACTATCAAAGAACATTTGGTGGAAGAAGCTGATGTCGGTGTGACAATCTTTGACGTAACAGGTGGTTACTCTAACGAAGACAAGCAAATGTTGATGTTAGTGGTCGAAAATCAGGCCTACCAACACATCATTAATAAAATTCACGAAGTGGACCCGCTAGCGTTTACGATAGTCGGCAACATAGCAGAAGTCCGTGGCGGCAGTTTATAA
- a CDS encoding 2,3-bisphosphoglycerate-dependent phosphoglycerate mutase, giving the protein MANLVIVRHGESVANQLKTYTGWSDVALTAKGRQQAHQVGRQIKDAGFQFSHVHTSLLKRAILTSYIVLEELDQLALPMTKSWRLNERHYGALRGLNKDTTRTVFGVHQVARWRRSYTAVPPLLIRSSTARRYRLVPRKSRPRGESLAQATQRLLPYWQDQVVPGLLAGQDQLIVAHGSTLRALIKVIEQISDQAIDGVEVANGEALYYQFGTDLTVLKKGRLALGSETDEEKEN; this is encoded by the coding sequence ATGGCGAATTTAGTAATTGTTAGACACGGCGAAAGTGTCGCCAATCAACTGAAGACCTATACCGGTTGGTCGGACGTGGCGCTCACCGCTAAAGGGCGACAACAAGCCCATCAAGTTGGCCGGCAGATAAAAGACGCTGGCTTTCAATTTAGCCACGTGCACACGTCTTTATTGAAACGGGCAATTTTGACCAGTTACATTGTTTTAGAAGAACTCGATCAATTGGCGCTACCAATGACTAAGAGTTGGCGCTTGAATGAACGACACTACGGTGCTTTGCGTGGCTTGAACAAAGACACGACGAGAACCGTTTTTGGTGTCCACCAAGTAGCGCGCTGGCGGCGCAGTTATACAGCGGTGCCGCCACTTTTAATTCGGTCATCAACTGCGCGTCGCTATCGCTTAGTGCCACGTAAGAGTCGACCACGCGGTGAAAGTTTGGCGCAAGCCACCCAACGTTTATTACCTTATTGGCAAGATCAAGTGGTGCCGGGGTTACTTGCTGGGCAAGATCAGCTAATTGTTGCGCATGGCTCGACTTTGCGTGCCTTAATTAAGGTTATCGAACAAATTTCAGATCAGGCCATTGATGGCGTGGAAGTCGCAAACGGCGAAGCGCTCTATTATCAATTTGGCACAGATTTAACAGTACTCAAGAAGGGAAGACTAGCACTAGGTAGTGAAACGGATGAAGAGAAAGAAAATTAA
- a CDS encoding aspartate/glutamate racemase family protein has translation MKQFFTVLGGMGTAATESYIRLLNQRTPTTKDQDFLNYIVVNHATIPDRSTYLMDHSQPSPEPDLLEDIQQQSLLKPAFFVIACNTAHYFYDDLQAAASAPIVHMPRETVKSIQTTYPDAKRIGILGTKGTVTDGIYDEALLAEGYEVVKPSLDLQERTMDLIFNDIKGQSQMKPEKYHAILAEMQTQCDAIILGCTELSLAQEWAPDHDFPVVDSQSVLVDRSIELGLKLREK, from the coding sequence ATGAAACAGTTTTTTACAGTGCTCGGCGGCATGGGAACGGCTGCAACCGAAAGTTATATCAGACTTCTTAATCAACGGACACCAACGACTAAAGATCAGGATTTCTTGAACTATATCGTGGTTAATCACGCAACAATTCCTGATCGGTCGACGTATCTAATGGACCACAGTCAACCAAGTCCAGAACCTGATTTATTGGAAGATATTCAACAACAAAGTCTTTTGAAACCAGCCTTTTTTGTCATTGCCTGCAACACAGCGCATTATTTTTACGACGACTTGCAAGCAGCTGCCTCAGCACCGATTGTTCATATGCCTCGGGAAACGGTCAAGAGTATTCAAACAACCTATCCAGATGCTAAACGAATCGGTATTTTGGGTACTAAAGGGACTGTGACTGATGGGATTTATGATGAAGCATTGTTAGCTGAAGGTTATGAAGTGGTGAAACCTAGTCTTGATTTGCAAGAACGGACGATGGATTTGATTTTCAATGATATCAAGGGCCAATCACAGATGAAACCTGAGAAATATCATGCTATTTTAGCGGAGATGCAAACACAATGCGACGCGATTATTTTGGGTTGTACAGAATTGTCACTGGCACAAGAATGGGCACCTGACCATGATTTTCCAGTAGTTGATTCACAATCCGTCTTAGTGGATCGGTCGATTGAATTAGGCCTTAAGTTACGTGAAAAGTGA
- the lepB gene encoding signal peptidase I, translating to MSNKAKEFWKSTLQIVLLAAVMVGISQLLLTFVISNEQVFGPSMQPNFTQNDRVIALRHAKLKRGDVVILKAPDAKGEFYIKRIVGMPGDTVRFDRDQLYINGKKVSEPYLKAYKADFSTYLAGSDYFTLNPKTNGPTFDLKDVLGQKKVPAHHYFVMGDNRTVSKDSRYKEVGFISDDASAYNGIQGVVKLRYWPITKFKIY from the coding sequence ATGTCAAATAAAGCAAAAGAATTTTGGAAATCAACATTACAAATTGTCCTATTAGCCGCTGTCATGGTGGGTATTTCACAGTTATTATTAACCTTCGTGATTTCCAATGAACAAGTTTTTGGACCTTCAATGCAACCGAACTTTACACAAAATGATCGCGTTATCGCGCTTCGCCACGCCAAACTCAAACGGGGCGATGTCGTCATTCTCAAAGCACCTGATGCTAAAGGGGAATTCTATATCAAACGAATCGTCGGAATGCCTGGCGATACCGTTCGATTCGATCGCGACCAGCTATACATCAATGGTAAAAAAGTCAGCGAACCATATCTCAAAGCCTATAAGGCTGATTTTTCAACCTACCTCGCTGGTTCAGATTACTTCACACTTAACCCCAAAACAAACGGCCCCACTTTCGATCTCAAAGATGTCTTAGGTCAAAAGAAAGTCCCAGCTCATCACTACTTCGTCATGGGTGATAACCGGACCGTTTCTAAGGATAGTCGTTACAAAGAAGTCGGCTTCATCAGTGATGATGCCTCAGCTTATAACGGGATCCAAGGGGTCGTTAAGTTACGTTACTGGCCAATTACGAAATTTAAAATCTATTAG
- a CDS encoding DUF1697 domain-containing protein encodes MQYIALLRGINVGGKRKVQMNLLRTAFEDAGFTNVRTYINSGNVLFETPETELTELVAVCDQLMVTTFGFSVRIAIVTADYEQVAVTGQFVFWSAPVKTHGRTRWATIVKNKALYQWITIRNANTARKLAALAQD; translated from the coding sequence ATGCAGTATATCGCATTATTACGGGGAATTAATGTTGGCGGTAAGCGAAAAGTTCAGATGAACTTGTTACGGACCGCGTTTGAAGATGCCGGGTTTACGAATGTGCGGACCTATATTAATAGTGGTAATGTGTTATTTGAAACACCCGAAACAGAACTGACGGAATTGGTGGCGGTTTGTGATCAATTGATGGTCACGACGTTTGGCTTTTCAGTCCGAATTGCAATTGTTACGGCTGATTATGAGCAGGTTGCTGTTACGGGGCAGTTTGTTTTCTGGAGTGCACCTGTTAAGACACACGGGCGCACGCGCTGGGCGACAATTGTTAAAAATAAGGCACTTTACCAGTGGATTACAATCCGCAATGCCAACACCGCTCGGAAATTAGCAGCTTTAGCACAAGACTAG
- a CDS encoding MFS transporter gives MKTITAHSQHRLTSYQSKVVASTTAGFGLENMDVMFLSFALSSIIAELHLSGTQAGLIATITNIGMLLGGVFFGVLADRVGHIKTFTYTIFIFAFATAAMYFANSLTLIYLCRFLAGIGAGGEYGIGMTVLAESFPKKQLGRVSSYVGVAGQLGAIAASLLAAWVLPQYGWHALFLFGLFPVIITFFIRHHLVESRSFDTDEARPKGQIKALFKTRQLTHQTLALMVMAVVQIAGYFGLMNWLPTMMQQQLHLSVAGSSTWMLATIVGMSAGMLTFGWILDRIGPRVAFSGFLLASAAGVYVLTLPKNMTGLLIVGALVGYFSNGMFAGYGAIVSRLYPAEVRATANNVIMNVGRCVGGFSSVIIGWLLDHYSILTVMLFISTLYLISFVVMLTVQNLKAERYFNHL, from the coding sequence ATGAAAACTATCACGGCACACAGCCAACATCGATTAACAAGCTACCAGTCTAAGGTGGTCGCCTCAACGACCGCCGGGTTCGGACTCGAAAACATGGACGTTATGTTCTTGTCTTTTGCCTTATCGTCCATTATTGCTGAGTTACACCTCAGCGGCACCCAAGCAGGACTGATCGCAACGATTACTAATATCGGGATGTTGTTAGGTGGCGTTTTTTTTGGCGTTTTAGCCGATCGCGTCGGGCACATTAAGACGTTCACCTACACGATTTTTATCTTCGCCTTTGCTACGGCAGCAATGTATTTCGCAAATTCACTCACCCTCATCTACCTTTGTCGCTTTTTAGCCGGGATTGGTGCTGGTGGTGAATATGGGATTGGCATGACCGTTCTTGCGGAAAGCTTTCCCAAAAAACAACTCGGGCGCGTTTCGTCGTACGTCGGTGTTGCCGGTCAATTAGGCGCAATTGCCGCCTCACTTTTGGCCGCTTGGGTATTGCCTCAATACGGTTGGCACGCACTATTTTTATTCGGATTATTCCCAGTGATTATCACCTTCTTCATTCGGCATCACTTAGTCGAAAGTCGCAGCTTTGACACCGACGAAGCACGACCTAAAGGCCAAATTAAAGCCCTCTTCAAAACGCGTCAATTAACGCATCAAACATTAGCTTTAATGGTTATGGCAGTGGTTCAAATCGCTGGGTACTTCGGGTTAATGAACTGGTTGCCAACAATGATGCAACAACAGTTACACCTCAGTGTTGCTGGCTCTTCCACCTGGATGCTCGCAACAATTGTCGGGATGTCAGCCGGTATGTTAACCTTTGGTTGGATTCTCGATCGCATCGGCCCCCGCGTTGCTTTTAGCGGCTTCTTACTCGCTTCTGCAGCTGGCGTCTACGTGTTGACCTTACCTAAAAATATGACCGGCCTCTTGATTGTCGGTGCGCTTGTCGGCTATTTTTCAAACGGGATGTTCGCCGGCTACGGAGCGATTGTTAGTCGCCTCTACCCCGCCGAAGTTCGGGCAACTGCCAATAACGTCATCATGAACGTTGGTCGCTGTGTCGGTGGGTTTTCAAGCGTCATTATCGGCTGGTTACTGGATCACTATTCCATTCTAACCGTCATGTTATTCATCTCGACGCTCTATCTAATCAGCTTCGTCGTGATGCTCACCGTCCAAAATTTAAAAGCGGAACGCTATTTTAACCATCTGTAA
- a CDS encoding YfcC family protein, whose product MATKKRHHFTFPSAYTVILLVLLLVMILTYFMPSGKYASLQYNTQSNNFTITSPTGRESTAPGTQATLKKYHVNTSLAKFKDGSVYKPVAIPNTYQHLKKANTGLFGAVKQFLNAPIQGLAETIDIITFVLILGGIVGVVNKTGAFAAGMAALSKKLKGREAWLIVIVTSLIALGGTTFGLAEETIAFYPILVPIFMAAGYDALVAIAAIYLGSSIGTMASTVNPFSVVIASNTAGISFTEGMGLRIVMLVIGTAMCIFYTIRYAEKVKKDPEKSLIYSQKAELEAHFLGDQENNVVPKFDFRKKLMLIIFAAGFVIMVFGVKEWGWLFNEISALFLAITFILAFISGLSEKDFVGEFVAGASDLLGVALVIALARGVTIIMEQAQISDTLLFWLSNGVSHMSGVIFSTVMFFVFILLGFFIPSSSGLAVLSMPVMAPLADVVGVHRDVIISAYNWGQGIMSFITPTGLVLASLAMVHVTFDKWLKFVLPLMLAIGLLAMILLGISVYL is encoded by the coding sequence ATGGCAACGAAGAAACGACATCATTTTACTTTTCCAAGCGCCTATACGGTGATTTTATTGGTCTTATTATTAGTGATGATTTTGACCTATTTCATGCCGTCTGGGAAGTACGCGAGTTTACAATATAATACCCAAAGCAATAATTTTACCATTACTAGCCCAACCGGCCGCGAATCAACGGCTCCCGGGACGCAAGCAACACTCAAGAAGTACCATGTTAATACGAGTTTAGCGAAATTTAAGGATGGCTCCGTATACAAACCCGTAGCGATTCCGAATACGTATCAACATTTGAAAAAAGCCAACACCGGCCTTTTTGGTGCGGTTAAGCAGTTCTTGAATGCGCCTATTCAAGGCTTGGCTGAAACAATCGATATTATAACCTTCGTACTTATTTTAGGGGGAATTGTGGGCGTCGTGAATAAAACCGGGGCATTTGCTGCCGGAATGGCTGCCCTATCTAAGAAGTTAAAAGGCCGTGAAGCTTGGTTGATCGTGATTGTGACGAGTTTAATCGCACTCGGGGGGACCACTTTCGGTCTTGCCGAAGAAACGATTGCCTTTTATCCCATTTTAGTGCCAATTTTCATGGCGGCTGGCTACGATGCGCTGGTCGCAATCGCCGCGATTTATTTAGGTAGTTCAATCGGGACAATGGCGTCAACGGTGAACCCGTTCTCAGTTGTTATCGCGTCGAACACTGCCGGGATTAGTTTTACAGAAGGGATGGGCCTCAGAATCGTGATGCTCGTCATCGGGACTGCGATGTGTATCTTCTATACCATTCGCTATGCTGAAAAAGTAAAAAAGGATCCTGAAAAATCATTAATTTATAGTCAAAAAGCAGAATTAGAAGCTCATTTCTTGGGTGATCAAGAAAATAACGTCGTGCCTAAGTTTGATTTCCGGAAGAAATTAATGTTGATCATCTTTGCGGCCGGTTTTGTCATCATGGTCTTTGGCGTTAAGGAATGGGGCTGGCTCTTCAATGAAATTTCGGCCTTATTCTTGGCCATTACCTTTATTTTAGCCTTCATTTCTGGCTTATCGGAAAAAGACTTCGTGGGTGAATTTGTGGCCGGCGCTTCTGATTTACTAGGAGTTGCCTTGGTCATCGCCCTTGCACGGGGTGTGACGATTATCATGGAACAAGCTCAGATTAGTGATACGTTACTTTTCTGGCTCAGCAATGGGGTTTCACATATGAGTGGGGTCATCTTCTCAACCGTGATGTTCTTCGTCTTCATCCTATTAGGGTTCTTTATCCCATCGAGTTCCGGCTTGGCTGTCCTTTCGATGCCGGTCATGGCACCGTTGGCCGATGTGGTTGGCGTTCACCGCGATGTGATTATCAGTGCCTATAACTGGGGGCAAGGGATCATGTCATTTATCACACCAACTGGTTTGGTTTTAGCATCCTTAGCGATGGTCCATGTCACGTTCGATAAATGGTTGAAGTTTGTGCTACCATTGATGTTAGCAATCGGTCTGTTAGCTATGATTTTACTCGGCATCAGTGTTTATCTATAA
- a CDS encoding VanZ family protein: MRKILEYSLAGVLSFLFSRAFIHRIVLPTLWGYPRLTRVMARFPKTTVLLILFLTLALWLGWIQWDLKRLSPIYGYLIYSVYLLLLFIVLFTKASVYHAVSLNPFDFISHDRRTILEALLNVIYFIPLGGLYSLKADFTETNIIALLTILGIEILQYVFYLGTFAISDIILNWVGCLIGFTLFTIGARHFKQTIKTNA, from the coding sequence ATGCGTAAAATATTAGAATATTCTCTGGCGGGGGTTTTATCTTTTCTCTTTAGTAGAGCCTTCATTCATCGCATCGTTTTACCCACACTTTGGGGTTATCCCCGCTTAACCCGTGTGATGGCTAGATTTCCTAAGACGACCGTCCTATTAATTCTCTTTTTGACCCTCGCGCTCTGGTTAGGCTGGATTCAGTGGGACTTAAAGCGCCTTTCACCGATTTACGGATACTTGATTTATAGCGTCTATCTCCTGCTACTCTTCATCGTATTGTTCACAAAAGCCAGTGTTTACCATGCTGTCAGCCTGAATCCATTTGATTTTATTAGTCATGATCGCCGTACAATTCTGGAGGCCCTATTAAATGTCATCTACTTCATCCCACTGGGCGGTCTCTATAGTTTAAAAGCGGATTTCACTGAAACCAACATTATCGCATTGCTTACCATTTTAGGAATTGAAATTCTTCAATACGTCTTTTACTTAGGGACTTTCGCTATCAGCGATATCATTCTCAACTGGGTAGGTTGTCTAATCGGCTTTACTTTATTCACGATTGGCGCCCGCCATTTCAAACAAACGATTAAAACTAACGCATAA